One genomic window of Conger conger chromosome 9, fConCon1.1, whole genome shotgun sequence includes the following:
- the LOC133137657 gene encoding uncharacterized protein LOC133137657 gives MGIDSEDPLPTEGALSTKQVRTFLKGEPKTLGAIQIVIGVLTFCLSVTLLQEPIHFPGDVKILIVVVVQLFLSGSAFVHAGRKPSLFWVKTSLVLNLVSAAFSTAALGLLSKHLPYRQDSYHCIHCRRVENYTLIMIDGVVGTLVLFLVLELVICITGMLYGLSVLANGTLQLTVRRPQSQPELPPPGDPQPQVTAGTRVVTIPKVQVQAAPQVPSHPPPQTVPQVVVQAPRPASPPSEPQVEPVLEAATP, from the exons ATGGGCATTGACAGCGAGGACCCTTTGCCGACAGAGGGCGCTCTTAGCACCAAACAAGTGCGCACGTTCCTGAAGGGGGAACCCAAAACTCTCGGG GCGATACAGATCGTCATCGGTGTTCTGACCTTCTGTCTGAGTGTGACTCTGCTCCAGGAGCCCATTCACTTCCCCGGGGACGTCAAGATCCTGATCGTGGTGGTGGTGCAG CTCTTCCTGTCTGGCTCTGCCTtcgtgcatgctgggagaaagCCATCACTCTTCTGG gtgaagACCTCTCTGGTGTTGAACCTCGTCAGCGCGGCGTTCTCCACGGCAGCCCTGGGGCTCCTCTCCAAACACCTGCCGTATCGGCAGGACTCGTACCACTGCATCCACTGCCGACGGGTGGAGAACTACACCCTG ATCATGATTGACGGGGTGGTGGGCACGCTGGTCCTGTTCCTGGTGCTGGAGCTGGTCATCTGCATCACCGGCATGCTTTACGGCTTGAGCGTTCTGGCCAACGGCACCCTCCAG TTGACTGTTCGCAGACCCCAGTCCCAGCCGGAGCTCCCCCCTCCTGGTGACCCTCAGCCCCAG gTGACGGCCGGGACCCGTGTGGTCACCATACCCAAGGTCCAGGTGCAGGCCGCGCCCCAGGTCCCcagccacccccctccccagaccGTGCCCCAGGTGGTGGTCCAGGCCCCCCGGCCTGCCTCGCCCCCCAGCGAGCCGCAGGTGGAGCCGGTGTTGGAGGCTGCCACGCCCTAA